One window of Trifolium pratense cultivar HEN17-A07 linkage group LG5, ARS_RC_1.1, whole genome shotgun sequence genomic DNA carries:
- the LOC123886025 gene encoding uncharacterized protein LOC123886025, producing the protein MAEQRTLRQLAAPDVNYNGLCIQYTDVDIPFELKSGLIHLLPKFHGLAGEDPHKHLKEFQVVCSTPLRPEGITEDHIKLRAFPFSLQGAAKDWLYYLEPNSITTWNDLKRVFLERYFPASRAASIRKEICGIRQGNESLAEYWVRFKQLVSSCPQHQITEQLLIQYFYEGLLPMDRNILDAASGGALVDKTPAAAKALIENMSLNSQQFTTRNNSASVNEVQSSSPSIKALETKFDARIDELTSLVKQLAVNRPQIAKVCGICTSTEHPTDTCPILQDETITELPQAYAAAAALYNQNRYNNPDLSTNQYHPSWRNHQNLRYGNQSQAAAPSAPPAIPSPSLEDLVKQMATSNIQYQQRTDVSIQNLTTQMGHMTTQMGQMANAIGQLQAQGSGNLPAQTVPNPNVNVSAITLRSGRVSEPAPEKKKKKTVASSSAPEPPSVTTETEPEKERVYVPPIPFPQRVQKNIKKTVEEDKEILDVFRKCAVNIPLLDAIKQIPKYAKFLKDLCTHKRKLKGNERVRLGRNVSAFIQPKTGSSANVSVLSQTMPEKCDDPGVFAIPCSIGDHKFENCMLDLGAGINVMPTSIYNNLDLGPLQPTGLIVQLANRSNARPAGKISTF; encoded by the exons ATGGCTGAACAAAGAACCCTAAGGCAGCTTGCTGCTCCTGATGTCAATTACAATGGTCTATGCATCCAATATACTGACGTTGATATTCCTTTTGAATTGAAATCTGGTTTGATACACTTGTTGCCCAAGTTTCATGGTCTTGCAGGTGAGGATCCGCATAAGCATTTGAAGGAATTTCAAGTTGTTTGTTCTACACCATTGAGGCCTGAAGGTATAACAGAAGATCACATCAAGCTCAGAGCTTTTCCATTCTCGCTCCAGGGTGCTGCCAAAGATTGGTTGTACTATCTTGAGCCGAATTCTATCACAACTTGGAATGATTTGAAGAGGGTCTTTCTAGAGAGATACTTTCCCGCTTCTAGAGCTGCGtcaatcagaaaagaaatatgCGGCATTAGGCAGGGAAACGAATCATTGGCAGAATACTGGGTAAGATTCAAGCAGCTAGTTTCTAGTTGTCCTCAACACCAGATCACCGAGCAATTACTCATCCAGTATTTCTATGAGGGGTTGCTACCAATGGATAGAAACATTTTGGATGCTGCTAGTGGTGGAGCACTTGTTGATAAAACTCCAGCTGCCGCAAAGGCCTTGATCGAGAACATGTCACTCAACTCGCAACAGTTTACAACTAGAAATAATTCTGCAAGTGTGAATGAGGTTCAGTCTTCCTCTCCTTCCATCAAGGCGCTCGAAACCAAGTTTGATGCTAGAATTGATGAACTTACTTCCTTGGTGAAACAGTTGGCAGTTAATAGACCTCAAATAGCTAAAGTGTGCGGCATTTGTACTTCTACTGAACATCCAACCGACACATGTCCTATTCTGCAGGATGAAACAATAACTGAGCTACCTCAAGCatatgcagcagcagcagcccTTTACAATCAGAACAGGTACAACAATCCTGACCTCTCCACCAACCAGTATCATCCTAGTTGGAGGAATCATCAAAACCTCAGATACGGTAATCAGTCACAGGCTGCAGCCCCCTCTGCCCCACCAGCCATCCCTTCACCTTCATTGGAGGACCTTGTCAAGCAAATGGCTACAAGTAACATACAGTACCAACAACGAACAGATGTTAGCATTCAGAACTTGACAACTCAGATGGGGCACATGACAACACAGATGGGACAAATGGCTAATGCAATAGGCCAATTACAAGCTCAGGGCTCTGGTAACCTTCCTGCACAAACAGTGCCGAATCCGAATGTGAATGTGAGTGCAATTACTTTGCGATCTGGAAGAGTGTCAGAACCAGctccagagaaaaagaagaagaaaaccgttGCATCATCATCTGCTCCTGAACCTCCTTCTGTTACAACTGAGACCGAAcccgaaaaagaaagagtatatGTGCCACCAATTCCTTTTCCTCAAAGGGTGCAGAAAAATATCAAGAAGACAGTTGAGGAAGACAAGGAGATTTTAGATGTATTCAGAAAATGTGCGGTTAACATTCCTCTCCTTGATGCAATTAAACAGATTCCTAAATATGCAAAATTCCTGAAAGACTTGTGCACACACAAGAGGAAGTTGAAGGGAAATGAGAGAGTCAGGTTGGGACGAAATGTTTCTGCTTTCATTCAGCCCAAAActggttcctcagctaatgtctCAGTTCTCAGTCAAACCATGCCAGAAAAGTGTGATGATCCAGGAGTTTTTGCTATTCCCTGTTCCATTGGGGATCACAAGTTTGAAAATTGTATGCTTGATCTGGGAGCAGGTATTAATGTTATGCctacttctatttataataaCCTTGATCTTGGTCCTTTGCAGCCTACAGGTTTAATCGTGCAATTAGCAAACAGGAGCAATGCCCGCCCTGCTGGGAAG ATTTCTACATTCTAG